The genomic interval CAGATTTCCCATTATTCAATTTTGGTAGAAACAAGCTAGTAATGTAATTTTCTTTggacatttataaatttgtaacAAGCTTATGATTTTGATTCACGAATCATTTGATAAGAATGCATTTGGTGAAGCTGACAAGTGATTGTCTGTTGTCTAAGATATAAGATATcatgtatcttttttttttttttttttttttttatcgttgGGTCTAAGATGTGCTTCTTTTCTTCATGGTATATAGGAAGTACGAAGAGATCTGTGCTCCTCGAGTTGAGGAATTTTGCTTCATCACTGATAACACATACACAAAAGAAGAGGTAGAGTTTTTACTACATACATCTAAATCCTACGTGACAAATGATATATAAAACACGAACACCTAatcagtgcttttgtacaggtagTGAGAATGGAGAGTGAAGTTCTAAACCTTCTACGTTTTCAGTTATGTGTTCCCACAACCAAAACATTTCTCAGGTATGTAATGTAATGTGTTTATTTATTCACATTTTGTTGGAAAATGCCACTGAAAACTTCATTTAACTTTGTTAATCTTTTATTGTCATTCAGGAGATTCATCCAAGCAGCACAATCTTCTTACAAGGTACTATAGACATAATTATTATCCATGATTCACAATTTAACTTACCTAAGGTGATTATATCACGATGACATGGAAATGTAAATTAATGTGTTAAACTTGATACTGTTATACAGGTTCCTCGAATTGAATTGGAATTCTTGGCAAATTATTTAGCAGAGCTCACTCTTGTTGAGTACAACTACTTACAATTTCTACCTTCCCTTGTGGCTGCTTCTGCTGTATTCCTTGCTAGATGGACCCTCGACGACTCCAAACATCCATGGGTATACATTGTTAACTACCaaattacctttttttttcgGAATAGATAAGATGGCAAAACCCACTTCCAATTTATCTTTGTTTAGATATATGTAAATAAGAATTTACTGAGTCACATGCATTTACATCCGCAGACTCCAACTCTGGAGCATTATACAAACTACAAAGCTTCAGAGCTAAAAATAGTTGTTCTTGCATTGGAAGATCTGCAACTTAATACCAAAGCTTGCTCCCTCAATGCTATTCGTGAGAAATATAAACAAGACAAGGTTAGAATATCAAACTCTTGTCCTCTTTTCAGTtgactaaaattttaaatccaTTAGCCCCACAAAGAAAAATTGAGTGTTGCAACTCGAATGAGTGTGGTGCTATATTTGTAGGAGTAGCAGTAGCCAGTTAGCAACACCCTCTTTCGGGTTCTAACACTCTCAATTATTGAGTGAATTTATGGTATTGAGTGAACTCTTGTAATTATTGAGCGTTGTATAGTGTTGCGAGTACTTCTCCACATGTACTGTGCCATTTTGAGGAAACGTCTTTTGAATCTGATTAAAGTATGTCTGTCCTTTGCTTTACTGAAAAAAGGTATAGACATAATCACATGACATTGACTTGTGCTTCATGTGACAGTTCAATTGTGTGGCAAAACTGTCTCCAAAACCAGTGCAGTCATTGTTCCAAGCTCAAGTGTAAATTTTGCATCTCTAAAGACTCAAGCATGACTTCGGAATTCGCGGTACAGTGATGGTGGTGTTATCATcaattatgatatattttacCCTTTGTGGTACTAATTCTCCCTTACTCTTTGTTACATAGTTGTGTAACATGTAAGATGGCATCAATTTTTGGTTCTTCCAACCAGATATCCCTTGTAACATGATGATACAACTCAAACAGTCAGTTGAAGTGTACTAAGATGAAGTAAACTACTTCATTTTGAGGTCGCCATTATGCAACAAAAGCCATGTAGCTGCTTTCAGAATTACATACAGTTTACTTTTAGTCTTTTACTACATTGAACTTGATCACTTCGGTGCAATGAATCGAAATGCAAGGTTCACAAGGATTTTTACTTGAGTGGTTATATTAATACTctattgtaatttgtaattgTTTGAAATTCTGATAGCGATGATGTGGAATCGATTAATTAACTCAGTGAATACTTGTACAAATTATCTATAACCTGGAAATGAGTTTATGGATATACCCGTTAAAATCGGGGGGATAAGTTTTGATATTTAGATAATAactatttactttaaatattaaaatttcaaaacaaggcctatatcttaaatttttttttttaatgattatgtCTTATGTCTTCTCTTAAAAATTAATGGTTGTAAATGATATGCAATTATTATGAATTGGATTATATCACTGTATTATGTTCCAATTTAGTTACACTTTTTGTGTGTAATTATTTTGGAAAAtgatatgtaattatttttaatgattacaatTTGAAGGGTATCAATCAGTttggaaaaaattaattaatacctTTATCAGCGAAACCTTAATTACAAATCTTTAAAGgttattatccttttttttttgtcaacattCAAGGTTATTATCCAAGCTATTTCACTTGTTTATAGGTCACGAAATGCAAAATCTATGAGGAGCAAAGGAGAATCATACGCAACAAAATTGGAAATAATCTTATACAAAATGTTTTGATTGAACCGCTGCATGGCCCTTCTCATACTTAACATGAAAAGGCACATTGCTATCATACAATCAGcgatcaaaaataaataaaccgTCAATTTAATCCTTAAAATATCACCCTCCCTCCGATTAGTGTCTGAAATGAATCATATGAAATTGGTCATTCTAATTTCTGAAGTACACGAAAATCAATCATTTTAATCTCTAACATCTTAATAGTAGGGATTAAGGCAACGAATTTACTAAATTAGAGAAAGAGTGATACTATAGGGACTGAAAATTGTAGGTTtattcatcaaaaacatgttacATGTTACAACATTTGGCTGCTAGAAGCATCAAAGAAAGGCCTATAGGACCCAAAAATGAAAAGCTACTCCCAGTAACAACCATTTAACCACATTTCTTATGGTTTTCCACCATACCAGGATGAAAGtgataaaaattgatttggGGTGTATCATATTCATCATAATACATCGTTTCGATTATCAAATCGGAGACACTAAAACGGCGGTATTTCCAACTACAGGCTGGAGACTCGCTGAATGTTCTAATTGTTTCCAGGCTTCCTTCCGTTTCTCGGCTTCCGAGTTTAGCATTGCTTCTTCCTCTTTAAACTGAGATTGACAAGAAAGGAACAGCTTCTCATCCATTTCCATGAACATCTTTCTAACATTGTGAGTTAAGTTCAGCACTGTTGGGTTCCAGTGGCTGTGAGCATTCCTCTCCAGAGCTGGAAATATGATAGGTAAGATCACTTGACGGTTGTGAGCGATCAAATTGACAATGCGATCATTGTTCCATAAGAAAAGGGCTCTTTCAGATACCTGAAACAATCCATGCTGAATTTTAAATAGGGTATCTTTTATTTGGGATCAATTAACAACCAAGTCAAACGAAATGATTCTTGGAAGATACACAATCAAAGTAAGATAGAAAAAATTTGTTCCAAACAAATGTTAATTGTTAGTATGTTATAATAGTAGCCAGAGTTTGAACTTTGGGCCTTCGTCTCAGCTGAATCACTTGAGTTACGCCTTGGAGTAATTGATTCAAAAAGACCAAAACAAAATTACTAGAAAACATGAAGGGCTCCAAACAAACCAGAAAGAATACAAACTACTTTGACACCCTAACGGTGACCTCTAACTTCTATAAGAATATGACTGTAAAAGCAAAAGGCAAGCACCAAATTGCAAGCTATAGTTATAGACCTTGGATTCCattcctataaaaaaaaaaagataacattgcaAAAGAACTATCCAAATAATGAGAATTTACCAAATGGGTTAACTACCTGAAAGTGTAAACTGCCAATGCAGCATCCAATCCGCCAAAACAATGGAACCATGACCCTTTGGAACTCTACCATGTTAATTGTTTCCAAAATTTCTTCCACTTCACCAATGAACATTACCTCTTTCTGACTATGTGTTATTGGCCAATATTTCAACAAACCCCTTATCACAATGCTTGCCAACTTAGGTTCCTTCTCTATAAACTGCGAGACACAGTAAGATAGTTGTTGGAAGTAAATCCCCATAGATCTAGGCTTATGCAAAGGGATCAAAACTCTCCACAAGAAGATTTTATGTTCCTCTTTCAATGGCAAAGCAAATCCACTTATTATGCTCCCAAAAACCTCCAACAACTCAGCAATCCCATTGTGTTTTTCAGTCTCAAACACAAACTTATAAAACACATTGTTAATCGATTTCCGAATATAAGGTCTATGAACCATGAATTTCCCATAAACCCTGTGAAGAATTGTCTTCAGACAATCTCTTTCCCNNNNNNNNNNNNNNNNNNNNNNNNNNNNNNNNNNNNNNNNNNNNNNNNNNNNNNNNNNNNNNNNNNNNNNNNNNNNNNNNNNNNNNNNNNNNNNNNNNNNNNNNNNNNNNNNNNNNNNNNNNNNNNNNNNNNNNNNNNNNNNNNNNNNNNNNNNNNNNNNNNGATCCTCCGATTCAAACAACTCCAACAATGTCGAAATAAAAGAATGATCAAAATACTTTTTTGCAACCTTAGCATCAAGACATGaagatgttataaatttaagcaACAATTCATAAACAAGGTGAAGATGAGGCCAAGCAGGATCAAAAGATGgttcatcatcatcattctcACCACCTCTATTAGCCCTATAATTTGGCGGGAAAACACGAAAGAGATTAATAGCACACATTCTACACATTGCAAGAATAGCAGGTTCACTAAACCTTGAAGACCCAAAAGtagaaacaaaatcaacaagTTCAACCAAAGTTCTTCTCTTTACATCTTTCTCAACAACGTTCTTACCAGGGTCGGTGAAATCAAACGAAACACAACAAAGGCTCAACTTGCTCACAAAAAGGTTCATTTTTTCCGAGCTAGGAACATCCTTAAAAGGCACCAACGGTTCGATCAACGACACGGTGCTCGCCGGAAAAACCGCCGCCGATGAATTCTTTTTCGATGGGTTGTTTTTAGCGGATGTACCACCTCCATTACCGCCGTTTGACCGGTTGTTTTTTCCGGCGGCACGAGGACTGGACGAGTCGCCTCGAGACGACTCGTCCGATTCAGGTTTTGATGCTTTGCGAGGAAGTTTACTCAGAAATTGCTTTAGCATGGCGACCCAGAAGTTTAAATCGACAAATTTCGAAGATTTAAAGGGAACCCATTAACAATTTAACACGAAAACGTTAATTTGTTCTAGAAGAACCGTGAAATGGAACAATGTGGGAGAAACAgggttatgaaaccctagatcTCGGTCATGGAAGGGAACCGTACATTCCAAACAATGTGATAAAAGCTGCATCAGATTGAGATGGGGAATTTAAATGGGTCAAGGGAAATTCGTGATTTTGTAGCATACATtggtgaaaaataaaaaattgaagatcGTAGGTTATAGCCAAAAAggggaagaaaaaaatgaaattgaagatGTATTGCTACCAAAAAAGGATggagaatataataataattgaattaaattaacattttaaattggGAATTTTGTGAATTTTCTTGGGAATGAGGAAAAGAGAAAGGAGGAGAGTTATGATTGAATGTAGTAGGAAAGAATAAGAGGGTTCGGTTTGTATGAATGAAAAAAGGGAAATATGATGGTGAAGATGATGGAAGGTTTTATTTTGGAggatgaaatgaaattgaaacCCTCTTGAGCTGTTTCTTCCTGTCGTTTGATGATGAGCGAATAATGTGATCTACTATACTCATCAATCAAGTACAATGAGGCAAATGGGCTGgttttttaacttctttttcCCTTAGTTTATGgacaaaaattaatcaataatcaAATGGTAATAATGGAGAAGGAATTGGATCttgcattttttatatatgcatAGGAGTATatacatttaatattaatataataattgaaaaaatcaaagagaaaaaaaggagaaaagcGTGAGTGGATTTTGGACAGAAACACGTGTAGTGATCATGTGTAAGTGAGGACATgttaaaactataaataaataaataaagctgTTAAAACGAGGACATGACAATAGTTTCGTAACCGTACTTGTGCCAGATTTACTGCGCGCGTGTAATTAGGATAATTGGGGAATTATACAAATGTGattaagttataattttatattaataaataaaataattggaACTTTATGATATGACTGGGTTGTTTTTTTAAGGTTAataaatatgttgtttttaCGACATTTATTTTTTCGCGATActacatatatttttagtacCACATTTTATATCGACGTAATcgaaaataaagataatatattaataatgcaaagttatttttacattataatccaattatattaaataaataagtaattattgttggttaaaaaagatataataaattgAATCATTATTATTACATGGTCgtttatgattgattatataaacaccataataaaacaataaaataaaaaaatttcacactaagataatagataaaaaatattgtattaaaatgatgaaataaataaataaaaaattaaatatatataaaagtcttatttcactaaaataaacaaagaaaatattttgcataaaaaaaatatatatcttaaaccaccgttttataaaaattgaagaaggtctaagtatatatttttttattttatttgtagaaGATGGGGTCGACAgacttcaaacaaaactcattttAGACTGTAAAAATGCAAATTAAGTTATTAGAAGAATTAATAAGTTTAGTCTCAACGAGTTTGTTGGATTGGACTCCCTTTgactaaaaaaggaaataaataaatgttcaaAGGATTTGTGGGGTTTGGGTCGGTAGTAAGATTTTGCCGGTCACTCCTAATAATTATACCTCAGTTCTAAAATATaagtgaaaataatttttttaaattcatatgTTTAATCTAAATTCTTAATCAATTgtatcaatttatattttaaaatggaatattgataataatgtaaaactcgaatctcaaataaaatacaaaaattagtcaaaaataatgtatttgatataaaatttagattaaatatattagttttacttaattaatttttatttataattgatatcGAATGAAACGCTTTATTAAATAAGAGCTTTTGAATGGTTATTgtatatgtaaaaatatttgataagtTAAGAATACGAATCtgaatttaaaatatctctTCCGCATATTTAGTAGTATGAGTTTTTTCATTAAAAGATGAAAAAGATAATCTTATATGAATATCTTTTAacaatccaaaaaatatattgacaTAAATAAAGAAGCCAAATACCTAATTACAGtaaagtcaaataaaaaaataaattattgaaaaaatattaaataatcaaatggTCAAATTACCTAATGGAAAAATACctaattttatatctttttgaGTTGGTTTTTTGAGGgggataaaatatatattttgatatctatttttgatatttaaaaaaaaattaaaagaacaacATGCTATTATTTCCTATTTATCATGTTGTtcttacaatttaaaaaaaatatcaaatttatatttaaatatagacTAAACCCTTCAAAGTGTTCTCCTTCAAAACTCTCCAACCACACATCTCTCGTGTGGACTCTAAGGAATAAAACTATTgcatggtttagggtttaggaaaATTCATGGATAAAGTAATGGTTATGGAAAAAAAGTGCACTAAACATTTGTAGTAAAAGCTATATTCAAGGAAACTAATCatgtttttattgaaaatatctACAATATTAGAAGAAATCGCACCCCACAAACAAGTATTGATAATATGAAGTTTAAAATTAGCAATCATCACCTTTGACACTTATCGTATTCTTACAATATATTTTGCAAGAGAAAAAGACATGTAAGAGCATTTGAAAGATGAGTTTGAACTTAGAAGAACTAGAGAATTTAAAATTCatgcataaaattaaagatTATACTAAAAATGCAGTTACCTAATAATGATATATTGACAATAATTATATTGATGACAATGTGAAAAGCAAGACTATTCATCAAAGCATAAACTTAATTTATACAATCATACATTAAACTTGAAAAATAGTATTTCttgatgaatattttgataGAATTTTAACATAGACTTATAATTATAGATACAAACTTATAACATATTtacattattataaaataaataattgttgtGAAAACAATAGGAGAGGTGAATTATCTTAATTGTTGTAATATGCACATTCTCAATTTATAACCCATAATAGGCACATTTAATTTTAtacttataataaaattgtatattttgaaataatttggaATGCTATGTTATGTGTGGTGTGAGGTGTAGAGGATTATGGGTTGTTGAATATGAGAAGCTGACGCCATTCATTTCCCCTTTGCCCTTTTCCTTATTTTCTCCAATCTCAGAAGCGATAACGGGCGGGCCCCACTTCCTCCTTCAACTCCCACACAAAAACGCTGCCGTTTTCAGTTTTTTGTTTCCACCATAACAGAACAAAACGGGAGCGATTCTTTGAGTGCTTCATCTTTTTTCAATATCACTCAatccttta from Cicer arietinum cultivar CDC Frontier isolate Library 1 chromosome 5, Cicar.CDCFrontier_v2.0, whole genome shotgun sequence carries:
- the LOC101508563 gene encoding serine/threonine protein phosphatase 2A 57 kDa regulatory subunit B' kappa isoform-like; amino-acid sequence: MLKQFLSKLPRKASKPESDESSRGDSSSPRAAGKNNRSNGGNGGGTSAKNNPSKKNSSAAVFPASTVSLIEPLVPFKDVPSSEKMNLFVSKLSLCCVSFDFTDPGKNVVEKDVKRRTLVELVDFVSTFGSSRFSEPAILAMCRMCAINLFRVFPPNYRANRGGENDDDEPSFDPAWPHLHLVYELLLKFITSSCLDAKVAKKYFDHSFISTLLELFESEDXXERDCLKTILHRVYGKFMVHRPYIRKSINNVFYKFVFETEKHNGIAELLEVFGSIISGFALPLKEEHKIFLWRVLIPLHKPRSMGIYFQQLSYCVSQFIEKEPKLASIVIRGLLKYWPITHSQKEVMFIGEVEEILETINMVEFQRVMVPLFWRIGCCIGSLHFQVSERALFLWNNDRIVNLIAHNRQVILPIIFPALERNAHSHWNPTVLNLTHNVRKMFMEMDEKLFLSCQSQFKEEEAMLNSEAEKRKEAWKQLEHSASLQPVVGNTAVLVSPI